The following coding sequences lie in one Eremothecium sinecaudum strain ATCC 58844 chromosome IV, complete sequence genomic window:
- the TFG2 gene encoding transcription factor IIF subunit TFG2 (Syntenic homolog of Ashbya gossypii AFR502C; Syntenic homolog of Saccharomyces cerevisiae YGR005C (TFG2)): MNRKPGSNGSSSQGQSTTPLSHYSGDDYLSQGEEVFDGNDIENNEGKIYEESLDLDLTNGDRRIWLVRLPKFLAVKWRDPNNLNGQELGKITINKADHSIRLVLNNEPENEEIPHEYDLQLTKKQVQNEYIFTEQNLKKYQQREQELAADPEKQKQAFIRKQEREEELRKRQQQMRRRYNSKRKFQNRVMTDRDGRDRYIPYVKTIPKKTAITGTICHECQLIPSIDDPNYHKIVEQRRQIVRNVNKPTVTVLDQAPGVTMSNAGLSMRSDSSKFLKVGKERKNNQRAIRIPKKELLDYLFKLFDEYDYWSLKGLKERTRQPEAYLKESLDQVALLVKKGPYALKYTLKTEYKKLKEAERAARLGELAGNDDGDSQNPENLDDDNEDMEDDVEMEDVL, encoded by the coding sequence ATGAATAGGAAACCGGGCAGCAATGGGTCTAGTTCTCAGGGTCAGAGTACTACGCCTCTAAGTCATTATTCAGGGGACGACTATTTGTCACAGGGCGAAGAAGTGTTTGATGGTAatgatattgaaaataacGAAGGTAAAATTTATGAAGAGTCTCTTGATTTGGACCTTACAAACGGAGATAGACGTATATGGCTAGTGCGTCTTCCCAAGTTTCTTGCAGTAAAGTGGAGGGACCCTAATAACCTAAATGGACAAGAATTAGGAAAGATTACCATTAATAAGGCTGATCATTCCATCCGTCTGGTTCTAAATAATGAACCAGAGAACGAGGAGATCCCACACGAATACGATTTACAGCTAACCAAGAAACAAGTACAGAACGAGTATATATTCACGGAGCAGAACCTTAAGAAGTATCAACAAAGAGAACAGGAACTGGCTGCTGATCCCGAAAAGCAGAAACAGGCCTTCATTAGGAAGCAAGAGCGTGAGGAGGAGCTGAGAAAGCGCCAGCAGCAAATGCGCCGCCGCTACAATAGCAAACGTAAGTTCCAAAACCGTGTCATGACAGACAGAGACGGTCGCGACCGCTACATCCCTTATGTGAAAACCATTCCCAAGAAAACTGCTATTACCGGTACAATTTGCCACGAGTGCCAGCTTATTCCGTCAATCGATGACCCTAACTATCATAAGATTGTTGAGCAGCGAAGACAGATCGTGCGCAATGTGAATAAGCCAACCGTCACAGTGCTAGATCAAGCGCCAGGTGTAACCATGAGCAATGCAGGCCTTTCAATGAGATCCGACAGCTCCAAGTTCCTCAAGGTCGGCAAGGAAAGGAAGAACAACCAGCGTGCTATACGTATTCCAAAGAAGGAGCTTCTCGATTACCTATTCAAGTTGTTTGACGAGTACGATTATTGGTCACTAAAAGGTCTAAAGGAACGTACAAGACAGCCAGAAGCATATTTAAAGGAGTCGTTAGACCAGGTTGCCCTTCTTGTCAAGAAGGGCCCATACGCCCTAAAATACACGTTGAAGACAGAATACAAGAAGCTAAAAGAAGCCGAAAGAGCAGCAAGGCTTGGAGAGCTTGCCGGTAACGACGACGGCGATAGCCAGAACCCTGAGAATCTCGACGATGATAACGAGGACATGGAAGATGATGTCGAGATGGAGGATGTCTTGTAA
- the SWC4 gene encoding Swc4p (Syntenic homolog of Ashbya gossypii AFR497C; Syntenic homolog of Saccharomyces cerevisiae YGR002C (SWC4)), whose amino-acid sequence MSSSDIFDVLNIQPKASSPGTLAAQSNAAPVKAKHQVTGMQRELYNLLGDNSPPVMVQHGNKFKEKLNSISKPSPWTYAEFQATPYLKLQHWVKGSKELVGEQPQKSAFAKFNQKLTIPEFNESEYNEFMKVGAESEERPDDKDKKSPQWDYEEVRYLFDLAKRYDLRWFIIFDHFNYKENRSLEDLKEIFYTVCQRFLQTKDRNNPLLANLTYNKKQEIERKQYLKRLLARSAAEIAEEEALIMESRKFEMAAKKTLQEREALLRLLDHPQSDSNISHFLTSQGMNRLYNNLLNDKQRRRKPDTTPPENPWMKQQQQFAQQKQQLQLQHQQNVQPPEPKPVEVKVEANIPSSPVPPSPNKRTAEQPLPHKMNKKQKLEMQTAIRRKQDSEYAQHLLGNFTIEERESLGVTLHGEKLSPGVFLRSSKISTYKPAIQNKVVSVLREVGLPVRPAMPSAKVVQQHEELLKRIVTLLDLKRQIDKMEAEKAIAK is encoded by the coding sequence ATGTCATCATCCGATATATTTGATGTTCTGAATATTCAGCCAAAGGCTTCGTCACCAGGCACTTTGGCTGCTCAGTCAAATGCGGCTCCTGTAAAAGCCAAACATCAGGTGACTGGTATGCAGAGAGAATTATACAACCTTTTGGGTGATAATTCTCCGCCGGTGATGGTTCAGCACGGTAATAAGTTTAAGGAAAAGTTAAATTCAATTTCTAAACCTTCTCCATGGACATACGCAGAGTTCCAGGCCACGCCATACCTGAAACTACAACACTGGGTAAAAGGGTCAAAGGAATTAGTGGGCGAGCAACCTCAAAAGAGCGCCTTTGCCAAGTTTAATCAAAAATTGACGATACCAGAGTTTAATGAGAGCGAGTATAACGAGTTTATGAAAGTGGGAGCTGAATCCGAAGAACGTCCCGATGATAAAGATAAAAAGAGCCCACAATGGGATTACGAAGAGGTTCGATACCTCTTTGATTTAGCGAAGAGATATGATTTACGCTGGTTCATTATTTTCGATCACTTCAACTACAAAGAAAATAGGAGCTTGGAGGACTTGAAAGAGATCTTTTACACTGTTTGCCAGAGGTTTCTGCAGACTAAAGATAGAAATAATCCACTCCTGGCTAACCTAACGTACAACAAAAAGCAGGAGATAGAAAGGAAACAGTACCTAAAACGGTTGCTAGCTCGTTCTGCAGCGGAGATCGCCGAAGAGGAGGCTTTAATCATGGAATCCAGAAAGTTTGAGATGGCGGCGAAAAAGACACTACAGGAAAGAGAAGCCTTATTACGTTTACTAGACCATCCACAGTCAGATAGTAATATCAGTCACTTTCTTACCTCTCAGGGCATGAACAGGCTCTATAACAACTTATTGAATGATAAACAAAGAAGACGTAAGCCCGATACTACCCCACCGGAAAACCCTTGGATGaagcagcaacagcaatTCGCGCAACAGAAACAGCAATTACAGCTCCAACATCAGCAAAATGTACAACCTCCGGAGCCTAAGCCCGTAGAAGTCAAGGTGGAAGCTAATATCCCTTCTTCGCCAGTTCCACCATCACCAAACAAGAGAACCGCCGAACAGCCGTTACCTCATAAAATGAATAAAAAGCAAAAACTAGAAATGCAGACCGCAATCAGAAGGAAACAGGATAGCGAGTATGCACAGCATCTATTGGGTAACTTTACAATTGAGGAAAGAGAAAGCCTTGGTGTCACTTTGCATGGGGAAAAGTTATCCCCGGGCGTTTTCCTGAGATCTTCAAAAATATCCACATACAAACCGGCTATACAGAACAAGGTTGTATCTGTTTTGCGAGAGGTCGGTCTGCCAGTACGACCAGCTATGCCTTCTGCTAAAGTGGTTCAACAGCATGAAGAGCTTTTGAAACGTATTGTAACATTACTGGATTTAAAACGGCAAATAGACAAGATGGAGGCGGAAAAGGCTATCGCTAAATAA
- the COQ5 gene encoding 2-hexaprenyl-6-methoxy-1,4-benzoquinone methyltransferase (Syntenic homolog of Ashbya gossypii ABL132W; Syntenic homolog of Saccharomyces cerevisiae YML110C (COQ5)), with protein sequence MSLSKTFSGMLLRTPKNLCFRRTFSVVNVMKNRETTHFGSNTVPKEEKQKLVGDVFSAIASKYDLMNDVMSLGVHRMWKSHFISKLDAGKRPNSTEPLHFIDVAGGSGDIAFGLLDHAEQKFNDTESTMHIVDINPDMLKEGEKRAMAQGKYYNDPRVTFLVQNGETLEDIPSNSKDVYTISFGIRNFTDIQAGLNTAYRVLKPGGIFFCLEFSKIHNPVINAAYQQWSKLLPIMGVLVANEHASYQYLVESIQRFPEQEEFKSMIETAGFKSVGYEDLTFGTCAIHWGIKV encoded by the coding sequence ATGAGCCTCTCAAAGACATTCAGCGGGATGCTACTGAGAACTCCCAAAAATCTCTGCTTCAGAAGAACGTTTTCCGTAGTTAACGTTATGAAGAATCGTGAAACTACTCATTTTGGATCTAATACTGTTCCTAAAGAAGAGAAGCAGAAGTTAGTTGGTGATGTATTTTCCGCTATTGCATCAAAATACGATCTAATGAATGATGTTATGTCTTTAGGTGTACATAGAATGTGGAAATCACATTTTATCAGTAAATTGGACGCCGGTAAGAGACCTAATTCTACAGAGCCATTGCATTTCATTGATGTTGCCGGTGGGTCGGGAGATATTGCTTTTGGATTACTAGACCATGCAGAGCAGAAGTTCAATGATACTGAATCTACAATGCATATTGTGGATATTAATCCCGACATGTTAAAGGAGGGTGAAAAACGTGCCATGGCACAAGGGAAGTACTACAACGACCCCAGAGTTACATTCCTTGTTCAAAACGGTGAGACTCTAGAAGATATCCCATCTAACTCTAAAGATGTTTATACGATTTCTTTTGGTATTAGAAATTTTACTGATATTCAAGCCGGACTGAATACTGCGTACAGAGTTTTAAAGCCGGGTGGAATATTCTTTTGCTTGGAGTTTTCGAAGATCCACAACCCAGTTATTAATGCAGCATATCAACAATGGTCTAAACTTTTGCCAATTATGGGGGTGTTAGTTGCTAATGAGCATGCTTCTTACCAGTACTTGGTCGAGTCTATTCAGAGATTCCCAGAACAAGAAGAATTCAAATCTATGATAGAGACAGCGGGATTCAAATCTGTAGGTTACGAGGATTTGACATTTGGTACTTGTGCAATCCACTGGGGTATCAAGGTGTAA
- the PRP18 gene encoding mRNA splicing protein PRP18 (Syntenic homolog of Ashbya gossypii AFR503W; Syntenic homolog of Saccharomyces cerevisiae YGR006W (PRP18)), giving the protein MSTEKIQEVIERERNISNTIDPLSIPDGDPQLQLKCNLYIHQLIKEWETTSDPPYLPERLPEVKRNLLPLLVQLRKSTLPTNLLTTLASILYHLQQSEYDNANQRYMDLSIGNASWPIGVASVGIHSSSNTSTALGAARANVMKDKTTKDWILQIKRLITFSAAFDNAESSSEDDQS; this is encoded by the coding sequence ATGAGCACTGAAAAGATCCAAGAGGTGATTGAACGCGAGCGCAATATTTCAAACACCATTGACCCGCTTTCTATCCCGGATGGTGACCCCCAACTACAACTAAAATGCAACTTATATATCCATCAGCTAATAAAAGAATGGGAAACCACTTCCGACCCTCCATATCTACCTGAAAGGCTACCAGAAGTGAAGCGGAATTTACTGCCGCTATTAGTACAGCTACGAAAGTCTACACTGCCCACAAATCTGCTGACAACCCTTGCTTCCATCCTGTACCATCTACAGCAGTCAGAATACGACAACGCCAACCAGAGGTACATGGATCTTAGTATTGGTAACGCATCCTGGCCTATTGGGGTTGCTTCGGTGGGTATTCATTCCTCTAGCAACACTAGTACAGCGCTAGGTGCCGCAAGGGCGAATGTTATGAAGGACAAGACTACAAAAGATTGGATTTTACAGATAAAACGTCTCATTACCTTCAGCGCGGCTTTTGACAACGCCGAGAGTTCATCAGAAGACGACCAGAGTTAG
- a CDS encoding PEX28-32 family peroxisomal membrane protein (Syntenic homolog of Ashbya gossypii AFR500W; Syntenic homolog of Saccharomyces cerevisiae YLR324W (PEX30) and YGR004W (PEX31)), translating to MSNTNKETRAQFVDESHGLPYGGKSSQTLRSALKRRKAHSSTGVEDEKGSKNSEQVDKLVVSSPLLNSTPPTVTKSLVKLYPYLIIADRALGTLIWTNDDVWESILMVICFIAGVSYFENLIKFFGHLLIVGILWGYSLLDKYVEETIRDRPTLDDIVQMMTRVVTKCDLMLSPISVLNCNDIKRLLFTMVFLSPVYMIITMFIVPPRKFILVAGVYLLTYHSSWSCVTRRLLWRFKLVRLLAFYVTGLDLEGVNKNQGGIFAVVHKKVKKLSGTNNGANDDGKPIRFTYVLYENQRRWLAIGWTANMLSYERSAWTDEFLNEAPPPDQFNLPEENSSMVWRWVDKTWRLDMTNDGAIHLPSSKPKTTATPNSDDGFIYYDNTWKKPSTEDSFSKYTRRRRWIRTAELYKVGSVSSVDDTFETTTNDNTNTNENSRPGLKFSEPVTSDDDETRGRKVSFSEVADVHIIPPVEEKETSSNKPTVTGPATERAKQKTSQLDPPAASSQLAQDKSPQSVDTTKVAANKKSV from the coding sequence ATGAGCAATACAAACAAGGAAACAAGAGCTCAGTTTGTTGATGAGTCTCACGGGTTGCCTTACGGAGGTAAAAGCAGTCAAACCCTTCGCAGTGCTTTAAAACGTCGAAAAGCACATTCATCTACCGGTGTGGAAGATGAAAAGGGCTCTAAGAACTCTGAACAGGTTGATAAATTAGTTGTTTCGTCGCCACTGTTGAATTCAACGCCGCCAACAGTGACTAAGTCGTTGGTCAAATTATATCCATATTTAATTATTGCAGACCGTGCATTGGGCACTTTAATATGGACTAATGACGATGTTTGGGAAAGTATACTGATGGTGATTTGCTTTATCGCAGGCGTATCATATTTTGAGAATCTAATTAAGTTCTTTGGTCACTTGTTGATTGTGGGGATATTATGGGGGTATTCGTTATTAGACAAATATGTTGAAGAGACGATAAGAGATCGGCCAACTTTAGACGATATAGTACAGATGATGACGCGGGTTGTCACTAAGTGCGATTTGATGCTTTCGCCTATCAGTGTACTAAATTGCAATGATATTAAACGGTTGTTATTCACTATGGTCTTCCTTTCTCCTGTTTACATGATAATTACGATGTTTATTGTTCCTCCTAGAAAGTTTATATTGGTGGCTGGGGTATATTTGTTGACGTACCACTCCTCGTGGTCTTGCGTTACCAGAAGGTTGCTTTGGAGATTTAAGCTGGTTAGGTTGTTAGCCTTCTACGTTACAGGATTAGACCTTGAAGGAGTTAATAAGAATCAAGGTGGGATATTTGCCGTGGTTCACAAAAAGGTTAAGAAGCTTTCGGGAACCAATAACGGTGCCAATGACGACGGGAAACCTATCAGATTTACTTACGTGTTGTATGAGAACCAAAGACGTTGGCTAGCTATCGGCTGGACCGCCAACATGTTAAGTTACGAACGCAGTGCATGGACCGACGAATTCCTAAATGAAGCACCTCCACCAGATCAATTCAATCTTCCGGAGGAAAACAGCAGTATGGTATGGCGATGGGTCGACAAAACTTGGCGGCTAGATATGACTAACGATGGAGCTATACACCTACCCAGCTCAAAGCCAAAGACAACAGCCACGCCCAATTCTGACGACGGGTTCATCTACTATGACAATACATGGAAAAAACCTTCAACAGAAGACTCCTTCTCAAAATATACAAGGCGCCGCAGATGGATTAGAACCGCGGAGTTGTATAAGGTTGGCTCAGTAAGTTCGGTAGACGACACATTTGAAACCACCACAAACGACAATACAAATACAAATGAGAACTCTAGACCTGGTCTAAAATTCAGTGAACCCGTGACTTCTGATGACGATGAAACGCGTGGAAGAAAGGTGTCGTTTAGTGAGGTAGCAGACGTGCATATTATTCCCCCCGTAGAAGAGAAAGAAACATCGAGCAACAAGCCTACTGTAACGGGCCCAGCCACTGAACGCGCAAAACAGAAAACCTCTCAACTTGATCCCCCCGCTGCCTCTTCGCAACTTGCACAGGACAAATCTCCGCAATCAGTCGATACTACGAAAGTCGCCGCAAATAAGAAAAGTGTATAG
- the RPL38 gene encoding 60S ribosomal protein eL38 (Syntenic homolog of Ashbya gossypii AFR501C; Syntenic homolog of Saccharomyces cerevisiae YLR325C (RPL38)) codes for MAREITDIKEFLQLTRRAGVSAATIKVNKKLNKNGKPFRQTKFKVRGSKNLYTLIVNDAGKAKKLIQSLPPTLIVNKL; via the coding sequence ATGGCTAGAGAAATCACTGACATTAAGGAGTTCTTGCAATTGACTAGAAGGGCTGGTGTTTCAGCTGCTACCATCAAGGTCAACAAGAAGTTGAACAAGAACGGTAAGCCTTTCAGACAAACCAAGTTCAAGGTTAGAGGTTCTAAGAACTTATACACTTTGATTGTCAACGATGCTGGCAAGGCCAAGAAGTTGATTCAATCTTTGCCACCAACTTTGATCGTTAACAAGTTGTAA
- the CWC24 gene encoding U2-type spliceosomal complex subunit CWC24 (Syntenic homolog of Ashbya gossypii AFR499C; Syntenic homolog of Saccharomyces cerevisiae YLR323C (CWC24)), with protein MTFKKRTIKGRDQKKADLSKTKEDEFDFENKGEVLIKKRKTLTLQGIKDNNDDKEDIKDDKVNKNEHTSSEIASKLDDVLTVGNEDMEHAYKRDIEKRLGGGIEFTAPGKTASVAGVQKKIITDYQPDVCKDFKQTGYCGYGDSCKFLHSRDDFKAGWKLNEEWRVEDLAREKLEKELEKIPFRCVICKGEYKSPVETNCHHYFCSSCFMKRSKSTTKCAICGQETQGVMKSATKLKKLLAEQVS; from the coding sequence ATGACGTTTAAAAAGCGTACCATTAAAGGTAGAGATCAGAAGAAAGCCGATTTATCGAAAACTAAGGAAGATGAGTTTGACTTTGAGAATAAAGGCGAAGTTTTAATTAAAAAGCGTAAGACGCTGACATTGCAAGGCATAAAAGACAATAATGACGATAAAGAAGATATAAAAGATGACAAGGTTAATAAAAATGAGCATACTAGCAGTGAAATTGCGTCTAAACTTGATGATGTATTAACGGTAGGGAATGAAGATATGGAACATGCATACAAAAGAGATATAGAAAAACGGTTGGGAGGCGGCATAGAGTTTACAGCCCCTGGGAAGACGGCTTCAGTGGCTGGAGTTCAGAAAAAGATTATTACAGACTATCAGCCGGATGTTTGTAAGGATTTCAAACAAACCGGGTACTGTGGTTATGGCGACAGTTGTAAATTTCTACATTCTCGAGATGACTTCAAGGCTGGCTGGAAGTTGAATGAAGAGTGGCGGGTGGAAGATTTGGCACGGGAGAAGCTAGAAAAGGAGTTAGAGAAGATTCCTTTTAGATGTGTTATATGTAAGGGCGAATACAAGTCACCTGTCGAGACTAATTGCCATCACTACTTCTGCAGTTCGTGCTTTATGAAACGATCGAAATCGACAACTAAGTGTGCTATATGTGGACAAGAAACACAGGGGGTGATGAAGTCTGCTACGAAGCTCAAAAAGCTGCTTGCAGAGCAAGTTTCGTAG
- the CUL3 gene encoding cullin CUL3 (Syntenic homolog of Ashbya gossypii AFR498W; Syntenic homolog of Saccharomyces cerevisiae YGR003W (CUL3)), with protein MSSSKRVKIRAPTQSLCSHDLDLDSSWPVLDSAIDTIYEEKQSAISFEIHYRIVYSLVIRKYGEQLLGKVKQKLRERMEMLYCTRFEVDLGSMEFLKQVDETWNHQRSCLKMVSDLMLYMDRDLSWRSIETNVYDLGMELFRDIVVKPITDKLVDSIIEEINRARKSLDCIDTIMVARVTNMMKVLSEQRETLYKLYFEPSLLKDVRRYYSEWRQGFDSNALEYIQEVKDLLNHELCVYEHITGGESATKAHKLMKIVLISENINFVLEHSVHDCFKRGDEDNLALIIDLCKDPEDQQHLLDVLSRSVVEDVMKTREDSSGKKKTESSLMWVKGLVKVKEDYSRIFQKPEFNHGPFLKTVTDALAKVINEQPQRAVECISTTIDSFLRTNVTLGKEFQSLMQDCISLFVLMRDKDLFELYYKQQLSKRLIQKRSSLPLEHWIISKMTHKVGIDFTAKLEGMFRDINVSLDYDRKFKASHDDIDIDYQVEVLTPTFWPFQSIETSIQDIVLPQELDELRVAYENFYLGNHSGRTLKWAGHLGFMELGFHFNTTYHELSMSVYAAVILLLFNNYSELSMQDIQDLTHIPEQELLRQLVSLATAPRSRILKKNPPTKTVKSTDKFSINYDFTAPTTKVKVTTVILKNDPTSSQGGLKPAANKSLEKELEHDRIQVLSAAIVRIMKSEKKLLNKELYEKVSRSATNVNFEITNQLFDKSISNLIEKEYMQKNPEDPMMFHYL; from the coding sequence ATGTCCTCTTCAAAGCGAGTGAAAATTAGGGCGCCTACGCAGTCGTTATGCTCGCACGATTTAGACCTGGATAGTTCTTGGCCGGTGCTAGATTCTGCAATTGACACGATCTATGAGGAAAAGCAGTCAGCTATTTCGTTTGAGATACACTACAGGATAGTGTACAGCTTAGTGATCAGGAAATATGGTGAACAACTACTAGGTAAAGTTAAGCAAAAGCTGAGAGAAAGGATGGAAATGCTTTATTGTACCAGGTTTGAGGTTGACTTGGGATCTATGGAATTCTTGAAGCAGGTAGATGAAACGTGGAATCATCAGCGCTCATGCCTAAAAATGGTCAGTGATCTTATGCTGTATATGGATCGGGATTTATCTTGGAGGAGTATAGAAACGAATGTCTATGACCTGGGTATGGAACTGTTTAGAGATATTGTAGTTAAGCCAATCACTGACAAACTTGTTGATTCCATCATTGAAGAAATTAATCGTGCAAGGAAGTCGCTAGATTGCATTGATACTATAATGGTCGCTAGGGTTACTAATATGATGAAAGTTCTATCAGAGCAAAGGGAGACGCTGTATAAGTTGTACTTTGAACCTAGCCTATTGAAGGATGTCAGACGTTACTATTCTGAATGGCGGCAAGGTTTCGATTCGAATGCCCTTGAATATATTCAAGAAGTTAAGGACTTGCTAAATCATGAGCTCTGTGTATATGAGCACATAACTGGCGGGGAATCTGCTACAAAAGCGCATAAACTAATGAAAATTGTACTAATATCCGAAAACATCAACTTTGTGCTTGAACATAGTGTCCATGATTGTTTTAAGAGAGGTGATGAAGATAATCTCGCTCTAATAATAGATCTATGTAAGGATCCAGAAGATCAGCAGCACTTGTTAGATGTATTGTCACGAAGCGTTGTGGAAGACGTAATGAAGACAAGGGAGGATAGCTCAGGAAAAAAGAAGACTGAGTCATCTTTAATGTGGGTGAAGGGCCTTGTTAAGGTTAAAGAAGACTATTCTCGTATATTTCAGAAACCAGAATTTAATCATGGTCCGTTCCTTAAAACTGTAACTGATGCCCTTGCAAAGGTCATAAATGAGCAGCCGCAAAGGGCCGTCGAATGTATCTCAACTACCATTGATAGTTTTCTAAGAACTAATGTGACCCTAGGGAAAGAATTTCAGTCATTAATGCAAGACTGCATTTCCTTGTTTGTATTGATGAGAGATAAAGATTTGTTTGAATTATACTACAAGCAGCAGCTATCAAAAAGATTAATACAAAAAAGGTCTTCATTGCCACTAGAGCACTGGATAATTAGCAAGATGACGCATAAAGTTGGGATTGATTTTACGGCTAAACTGGAAGGTATGTTTAGAGACATAAACGTTTCACTGGATTACGATCGCAAATTTAAAGCATCTCATGATGATATAGACATTGACTATCAGGTGGAGGTCCTAACTCCCACGTTTTGGCCATTCCAGTCGATAGAAACATCAATTCAAGACATAGTCCTCCCACAAGAGCTAGATGAGCTCAGAGTTGCGTACGAAAACTTCTATTTAGGTAACCATTCTGGACGAACTTTGAAGTGGGCAGGCCACCTGGGGTTTATGGAATTAGGTTTTCATTTTAACACAACTTACCACGAATTGAGCATGTCAGTATACGCGGCTGTTATTCTGCTCCTATTCAATAACTACAGCGAGCTGTCTATGCAAGATATTCAGGATCTTACCCATATTCCAGAACAAGAACTCCTACGTCAGCTCGTTTCGCTGGCAACTGCTCCTAGGTCTCGTATATTAAAAAAGAATCCTCCCACAAAGACTGTGAAGTCAACGGACAAGTTTTCCATAAACTATGACTTTACAGCGCCTACCACCAAGGTCAAAGTTACCACCGTAATACTAAAAAACGATCCAACATCCTCTCAAGGAGGACTTAAACCAGCAGCCAATAAATCTCTGGAAAAGGAGCTCGAGCACGATCGTATTCAGGTGCTCAGTGCTGCGATAGTAAGGATTATGAAGTCAGAGAAGAAACTGCTGAATAAAGAACTATACGAGAAGGTGAGCCGGTCCGCTACAAACGTAAACTTCGAAATCACTAATCAGCTGTTTGACAAAAGCATCAGCAACTTGATCGAAAAAGAGTATATGCAAAAGAATCCCGAAGATCCTATGATGTTCCATTACTTATAG